cgtggggctgcGTCCCCCCAGGGGAGGACGGGGGTCCCCGGCCGGGGCGCAGCGAGGGGCGAGGAGGATGTGGCCACGGCCCCGCAGGGGGGctgcgaccccccccccctcctccccgggcaGGGACCCCCCCTCCCGCAAGCAGGCCGGGTGTCCGCACccctctccctccatcccaggcTTTTCTTGGCATCATCCCTGGAGCCGGGTGTGTGGGGGCCACCCCCCCACCGGCTCCGCTCCCATCCTCATGCATCGCTCCCCAGCACTGTGTCCCCCGGGTCCCCCCtgcccagggccccccccccatACCCCCACTGGCCAGGGGccaccccagcctcccccccccaggACGCTgcggggcaggagggagcccCGGTCCTGGGGGGAAGCTGGCCGCTCGGGGAcaggggggacggggacagcctTGCTCTGCAGGGTTTGCACGCTGGGCCCCCCCGGACTTGGGGGGGCTCCCGGGCAGCCCGAGGGGCGCATGGGGTGGGAACAGGGGGCAGAGCCCCCCAGCATGGGCTGGCACAGGGGAGCAAGGACAGTGGCTGCAGCATGGCCGGGGCACGGCCACCTGGAGCCCCCGGCCGCCACCgaaccgaccccccccccccccccccagagcaccCGTCCCCCCCTGCGCTGCCACACGGACAGTCTCAGCTTCGCCCCGAACGTGCTACCTCGTCACCCGGCTCTAGGCGCTTTCGAGGAGTTCGCCTGCTGAGGGGCCAGCCCCACGccccccggccgggccgggggggggggactgggggggccGCTGGCAGCAGACCCGGGCACCCCTGCCAACCCTGGGACCGGGGGACCCCCACGCGGCCTGCGGGGCTGGCACCGGGCCCTGAGGTGCCCCGCTCTGGGCCCCCCCCACAACTgaggggggtggcagggggctgggggcggcaggGCCCCCCCCGGTCCTGCTCCCGTGTACCTGCATGTGCTGCTTGCGCCCGTGCCCCTCCCCGCTGCGCTGTACATGCGTACCTGCTCGCCGCGGCCCCCCACCCCATTAAAGACCTGCCCCAAGCCCTggctcctgtgctgctggggggggacacacgggcaGGGGCCGTGCAGCACAGGGCAGGCCcgtgctggggggctggggggtggcaggggggggGCTGGTGCATGGCAGCGGGGGGTCCCCAGTGCCCCAGGAAGGAGGAGGCAGGCGCTGGGGAGAGGGAAGCTCTTTATGGAGGTAACAAACACGCATTCACCCACGTACAGCAGCACGGTAGAAAAGAAATCAGGGCGCACCCTTCCCCCCCAGGGAGCTGGCACCCAGGACCCCCTCCCTGCCAGGgaaggggccgggggggagcaggaagaggaggggtggggggatccCCCCCACCAGGGTCCCCACGCCTGGTCCCGGAGTGTCCTGCCCCTCCACCAGCACCATGGCCCCGTGTCCCCGGGGAGGGCTCTGTGCCCTCTTGGCCAGTCCCgggagcagccctggccccccagcagggttgggggggtaggggcggggggggggctgcaccagCACCCCGCAGCCGGGGCAGAACCCGGGTGGCGTTGGGTTAAAAACCTAATAAAtaccgggggaggggggcgggggggggtgggggctgcagtTCCGGGGTGCTGGCACCTCAATCCTCACCTCGTGTCCCTCCCCGCCGCCCTGGGGGGCtgtcccctccccgccgctgccAGGAGCGTGCCAGGAACCGGGGTGCTGCCCCCCGGCTCAGCGCGGGGCCTGGCCAGCGCTGGGGGGGTCCCTAGGGAGGGCAGAAGTCTGTGAAGTAGGGGTGCTGGAGAGCCTCCTCCGCCGATATCCGCTGCACTGGGTTGCACTTCAGCAGgttctgggggtgggggaggcaggaggtgaGGCGAGCCACGGGCTCCCCACCCCACTCCACAGCCCCCCCAAAACAGGCGTGGGGCTGCAAGGGGAGAGGGCACCCACGCCAAGAAGGCAAATACCCCTTCCCTCCCGGGGAAGCCCCGGAGCGCAGGCAGGAGGGACGGGCAGAGCGCTCACCTGCAGCAGGTCCCGGCCGGTCGCATTCAGCTTGGGGACCACGTTGAccagggaggtggtggcaggGTACATGGGGTAGGGCTGGGGACAGAGAGGTGAGCACTGACCGCCCGcccacctgccccagcccccccggcccaCCCCCACCTCACCTTGTAGTCCGGCAGCTTGGCCATGGCCGGCCACTGCTCCTCGGTGGGGGTTCCCAGCAGCGTGGGGACGGCAGTGGTCAAGGGCCACCGCTGTGGCCAGCGCAGGAGTCACCCGTCACCCAGCCCACCCGCACCTAACCCAGGCAGAGCCCCCTCCCGCTCCCTTGCCAAGGAGAGAAGGGTGGCCCCCCTCCCGCCGCAGCTCCCACGCGGCATCGGAAGGATATCGGAAAATCCTTTTCAGCTGGTCGTCCACATCGTTCCCTGGGAACAGGGGCCGCCCCGCATTGGCCAGCTCTAGGGAAGAGAGAAGGGATGAGCCCTGCGGTCCCGTGGCCCTGCCAGCCGCAGCCCCCTGTGCCGGCAGCCCCCTGTGCCGGCACTACCTGCAAAGATGCAGCCAGCTGACCACATATCGATGGAGGTGGAGTAGAGCTTGGCGCCGAAGAGCACGTCTGGGGGGCCGATACCACAGCGTGACGACCTGCGTGGAGGGACGGGGGAgatgctcagctggctgggcaaCGGGGACAGCTGAGCCCCCCATCCagcgaaagcacagatctcccAGCTCACCTCTGCGAGTAACAGCGCACGGGGATGCCAAAGGCCCGGGCCAGGCCAAAGTCGGCCAGTTTGAGTTCCCCATTCTGCAGTGAAAGCACCGCATCAGCAGGACAACACAGGGGATGCCCCGTCCTGCTGCCCGCCCCCACGCCTCGGGGCTGACAGCAGCCGCTGCTCCAGACCCTTCGCCCTCTCCCATTGACCAGAAAAGCAAGGGAGAGACAGAGCAGCAAGCTGGGGACAGCCAGCCGCCGGCTCCCCGGCATAACCACCCCATCCGGGCTCAGCCGGGGCAACTCACGCCGGCACGCAGCCCGGCTTTTACCCACTCCCCGGCCCTCACCCTGTTGATAAGGAGGTTCTGGGGTTTAAGGTCTCGGTGCAAGACGTTGCGGCTGTGGCAGAAGGCGAGGCCCTTCAGCAGCTGGTACATGAACGACTACGGGAAAGAGCGCGGGCCCGATGCGTGGGATGCATCAGCCCCTCGATGCTGCGATCCGCTTCTTGTGACGGCCCGTGAAGCCGCAGCCAGGGGCAGGACGAGCGCCATGTCCCCGAGGGCTTCCAGAGCCCCCCCAAACGCACCTTGACGATCTCTGGGTCCAAGTCCCCGTTGCAGCTATCGAAGTACTTCTTCAGGTCCTGGGAAGAAGCGAGCGGGGGCCGTGTCAGGTGCCGGGAGCTGCGACCCCGGCCCCGGCACTGCCCCCGGCACCGGTCCTGGCACTCGCCTGGTCGCAGAACTCGAAGACCAGGGTCAGCTTCTTGTCGCTGTGCAGGACGTCGTGGAGCCtgcgaggggaagggggggacccTGAGGCCCCTGCACGGCCCGGCCGAGCCCACGGAACGAGACCAGCCCCGGAGAGGGGGACagggctccccccggccccgggggcgcCCGAggaggggggcagcccccccccgcccccccccagcctcgcagcctcccccccagccccttgccTGACAATGTTCTTGTGCTTCAGCTCCTTGAGCAGGCAGATCTCCCGCAGAGCCGAGCTGGGCACGCCCTGCCGAGAGAGGGGAGCGCtcgggggggctcggggggggggcaccggtaccggtaccggccccggcccccctcccctcccctcacctcatcatcatcatccagcCGCACCCGCTTCAGCGCCACGATCTCGTGCGTCTCCCGGTTCTTGGCCTTGAACACGGTTCCGTAGGTGCCTGCGGGCAGCCGGGTCCACTGCCGcaccggcccccccggccccggttcCCCGGTCCGGCCGGGCCTTCCCAcacggcccggccctgccctgccccgccccgcctcatcccgtcccgtcccgtcccgtccgcaCCTTCCCCGATCTTCTCCAGCTTCTCGTATTTCTGCATCGCGACGCGCTCCGCTCCGGGcccaccgccccggcccccgccgcccccggccccggccccgccgccgccgccgccgccgccgccacacctcccggcagcccccgcgACCGCCACGCCCCCTCCGCCACACCTCCCGGCAGACCCCGCGACCGCCCACGCCCCCTCCGCCACAcctcccggcagcccccgcgACCGCCACGCCCCCTCCGCCACAcctcccggcagcccccgcgACCGCCACGCCCTCTCCGCCACAcctcccggcagcccccgcgccgGCAACGCCCCGGCACCCGCTACCACACCTCCCGGCGCCGGCCACGCCCCCCAgccacaccttcccccccccgccccgcccgcccgccgtgGTTCCGGGTTCGATCCCCGGGTTCGATCCCCGGGTTCGATCCCCGGGTccacccgccccgccccgggaCACCCGTGGCACCGGGCCCGGCCGCTGcggggtcccctgcggggtccgCGGGGGGACGGTAACCGCGTCCGCCGGCGACGGTGCCGGGACCCGTGCCGGGACCCGCGCGGACCCGCCCGgtgccgccccgccccggcgcgctcccgctgccgctccgcccCGCGGGACCGCGCAGAcccgcccggcgcggcggggaCTCTCCGGtaagcggcggggccggggccggcagcgggagccggagccgcgctggcgcccgctggaggcggcggggcgggcgggtcACGGCACagggcccgtcccgtcccgtcccgtcccgtcccgtcccgtcccggtgccgtcccccgctccctccccgctgTGCCCCGCACGCTGCTCCcggctccccgccccccccgagcccccgccGCTCCGTTctcgtcccgtcccgtcccttCCCGTCCTGTCCCATCCCGTGCGGGCACGGCCCGACCGGGTACGGGAGTCCCGGTCACGGCCCCcccgccgcttcccccccccccccccgccccgggacggGACCCCAGGGCACTCCACCGGCCCGGCGGCTCCTCCCGGGGTGCTGAGTCCCAGCCTGgcgcggccccgctgcccccgggcTGCCACTTTGGGGACCCCCCAGTGGGGCCCAGCCACGGGAtggggggagccgggggctgtgtcccgggcagggggctgcggggctccGTGCTGCCCAGTGCACCCTCCTGGGTCCCCCAGCTCCTTTGGCCGGGGTGGAAGCAGCACCCCCGCCTGCTGGCatcccccccccggaccccccccggACCCTGCTCCTGCCAACTCGCACCAGGTCCCGCAGCTCTGCCAGCCGGGGCGTCGCACCCTcggccccttccccgccgccccgctgTCCCTGCCGGCTGCACCACCGGGGCCAGACCAGCGTGCGAGGGCGTTCCCGTGTGGCCCTGGCGGCGTGCCTGCGCCGGACCCAGCTGTCAGGGCGGCGATTGCCCCAGGATGCCGCGGGAGGTGGGAGAGCTGGGATCATGCTGCTGGCCGTGCTTCAGCCCTTGAcgtctttttattttccagtgggTGCCGGAACGACACGAGGCAGCTCCATGCCCTTCCCTCCCAGCGCTCTGAACCCACCGGCGACCCTCAGCAGGTGAGAAACGCGGGCCTAGGGAGCGGACCTGTGTCTGCGGCCCCATCGGCTGGCTGGCCGCAGCCATCCTGCACCCACCAGCTCCCTCCGAGCGGAGGGAGCGTCCCTGGGGGCTCTGCCCCGTCCCGGCACGTCCCCAGCGGGCGGCCCTGCCTCGCGGTGCAGAGCTGCCGCCGAGGGGTTTCGCGCCCGCGCGGCGCTTGCCAGGAGCCGCCATGCGCTGGGCTGGGTGGTGAGCGGTGCTGCCCGCTTGCGAAACGCTGCCAGGGGTTGAGCAACGCCAGGCACGGGTCCAGCCCCGCTGCTCTCCCACTCAGCGCTGGTGTAGGCTCCCACGGCCCCAGAGCAGGGACCGCGCTGCCCTGAGTCaggtccctggggtgggggggagcagcaggTCCGGGGGGTCACGGCACCTATGGCTGCCCCTGGGCCacttggggcaggcagggaggcgggTCAGAGCTGGTCCCCAGGGGCAAACGGGGCTGCCCCACACCCCTCCTGCTGGAGAGACCCCCTGGTCTCTGATCTGGCGTCAGGAGACAGGATTGCTCCGGCGGGGAATTGCGTCGGCAGCTCGGTGGTGGTTcccagggctgcggggaggggtCTGTCTCCCCCCTATGCAGCGGCTTTGGGCATGGGCTGCGGGGTCCTGCCGGGAGATCAGCCCTGAGGCTGGTGGGGGACACCCGGCCCCGCTGTCGTGCCCTTCGGGGTCGCTGCACCGCTTCAAGCGGCTGCCAGGAGCGCGGGATTTGATCGCCCTAACAACCCTCCTGGCACCGGCGCCTGCGCCTCCCCGCAGGCAGCCCTtccgccccggcccccgcaggGCCTGGCCTCCTCCGGGACCgagggccaggagcagggctggcccGAGCCCAGGCAGGGGCTGCGCCGGGTGGGCTCTGCCCCATGCCCCCtcgctgccccccagcccccgggtGCTGCCCTGCGCTGCCGAGGGAGGATTCCGGCTGCCCCGTCCCTCGCTGcccgctgccctcctgcctgtACCTGGCAGGTGCTGGGTCCTGCCTGGCCACGTGCCCTCCCAAGGGATGCTGCCGTCGGTGTCTGTAGGTGAAGACGTACGGCGAGGCCAGCTCTGGGGGGTCCTTGCACCGGTGAGGGACACCCCATGGcttgctgcctctccctgccctgctttgcTCCGCACCGCTGCAGCGAGAGCAGTGAGAGCGCTGcagggtgggcttgggggtccccagggcaggcagggacgtTGCAGGGGACAGGGGTGGCAGGAGCGTCTCCTATCCTATCCCTAGGACGTCCCCTGCAACATCCCAGTGACGGGATGGGGGGTGGCCCAGCTCAGCCCCGCAGCGGTGACCCCCTGCCCGGGGATGCTGGCCCGGCCAGCGGAAGGGAGGGGGCCGTGGGAGCCGCTGCCTGGCCGGGTCCCCGTGCTGAGCTGCAGGGTGAGGGGGGGTCTGGCTGCCGTCCTCTGTGCAGCCCTCTCAAGCGCAGCCCTGTCATTAGAGGGGACCGGGTGGCCGCAGGGACCAGGCTGGCTGCCCGAGGACGCCGCGCTGGGGCTTGCTAGGGGCGCCGAGGCTGGCGGGGGCACACGAGCTGCCCCCACGTCCTCCTCGCTCTCTGCCCCACGtctgcctgccccacagccctcgCCCAGCGTGTCCCGCTGCCTGACCCCTTGCAGGACCCTGAGCCCCGTGCCTGCGCAGGCGAAGCCCCCGGCGCGCGCTCCTGCCTGCGCTCACGGGGCTGTGGGGTTGCGTCCCCCACCACATCCCTCCCCTGTGACCCCCCTGACCCCCTGGGCCGGCTGCTCCATGGGGCAGGAGCGCGGCCTCTCCGTTGGCGCTTGCCTGTCCCCGGCCGCCGGCACTCGCCGCTGGCTGCCCCCGTGCCCAGCGGGAGCCGCGGCGCAGAGGTGGGGCTGCCCGAGGAGCCGTTCCAAGACTTGGCACCGCTGCTCTGTTTGGATAAAGTGGCCTGGTGCAGGCTTGCCGAAACAAAGActctcgctgctgccgccgctgctgctgatttttttcttccgtGCCGGTATAAAAGCTCCCGGCAGCGGCCGGTGCTCGGCAGCTCACGGCACAGTGGGGCAGAGCACGGCTGCCCGCTGCCCCCGGCCCTGCTCCGGCCCCATAGCAGAAGGCAGGAGCTCGGCCCACGGGAGAGGGAGCCGGAGTGGCCACGCTGGCCGAGGGCCCCTCTTCGTCTCCCGCTGGTGCAGGTCCCCATCCCGGGGGACACGCTCCGGCCGGACAGACGCCCGGCAGCCTCCGCGGGAAGCCGGCAGCAGCGGGAGTGCAGCTGGAGCCGCAGCCTTGCCGCGTTGGCGGGCGATGGGGTGAGTGGGGCAGAGCCGCCTGCCCGTGCCGAGGCCGGTGGGGGACGGGGAGCGGTGCAGCCGGGCTCACACCTCCCCGGTCCCCGGGCAgccgtgggtgggtgggtgggtgtatggcccccagccctgccatgggTGACAGCGTGGAGGGCTGCGCCCGGACCTCCCCGGGGCCCCAGGACCCCCACGGCAGCTGCCAGGGACCAAGGGGTCGGTGCCGGCGCGTGTCCCCGGGGTGGCACACGGAGCCCCGCACCGCGGCACGGGGGCGGTGGGTCGGCGGGGGGGAGGCAGCTGTGCCTGCCCCTTCCCAGGGCTGGCATGGGGACGGCAGTGGGGACCGCCggctggggcagcaggagcctCTAATGGGGGTCTGGTGCCGCACGGGGGGTCCTGGCCTCTCCGGGGCTGCGCCGAGCGTGCCGTGGCAGTGGGGTcggggggggctggcagccgtGGTGGGAGGGAGCACGCTGCCAGGCCCCATCCTGCGGGGTCTgtggggcagcccctgcccggggctgttgtgcctgccctgcctgccatcCCCCCCTCCCGGGCCGGTCCCCGGGTGCGGCGGTGGCACCGGCGTGGGCGTGGAGCCGCGCAGTGCCGTGATTCATCTCCCGGATCCGGCGGTTTCGAGGtcatggggggggggttgggggaaggATATTTTTGGTGGCGGCTTCTAAAGTTGCAGTGTCTAGAAAACCTCTGCCGGGTCGGGAGCCGTGCCACGGGCGGCGTTGTCCTGGTCCAGCTGTGTCCCACGGTGGCTGCCGTGGCAATGAGGGGGGTGCAGGACCCCGGCCCCCCTCTGCCAGGTGGGCATCTGGGAGGCGCTCGGGGCGGTGGGATCTCCCGGGGGTCTCCCGGAGCAGCCAAgtgagctgggcaggagggagcgggAGCAGCTGGCCCGTGCCGTGCAGACCCCGCGGAGCCGGGTGGGGGGGACTGGCGCTGGGCTCCCCAGCTGTGCGGGGGCGGCTGCACCGCCTGCCTGGAGCCCCCCGCCTTCGGCAGCCTCCGGTCCTTGGGCACGGGTGCTGCCCGGGAAGCAAGGGGCTGTTGGGGGCTTTGGGTGGTCTCCAGTCCTTGGTGGACAGGCAGGGGAGCTCGAGCACGCCACTGGGACCCCCCTTGGCACTGCTccccattttggggtgcagggagctggggctggggcttgtGCTATGCCCGTGCAGGTGGGAGGCCGGCGCACGGCTGGTGTACGGCCACCACGGGTGCCGGCAGCGCGTGCTGGAGCTGCCCGGTGGTGCAGCGGCACCTGGGCACCATCGGGGTGCGGATGCAGCTCTGCCTCGGGGCGCTGCCCACGGGGGGGAGCGGGTGCTGGTGCGGCCGCAGGGGCAGTGACGGTGCCGGGGCGGCTCTGCTGGGGCCGGCTCTGGGCTCCCACACCTGGGACATGGGAGCCCTGAGGAGCAGCGCGGTGAGCGTGGCTGTGCCAGATCACCCTCTCCCTTCTGCTGGTGCAGGCTGGGCTGTGCCCGAGGAAGCCATCCCGGCGGGAGCCCGGGTTCCAGGCAGTCCCTGCCGCGGTGAGGGTCTGTGCAGGCAGCGGGTCTGCATGGCACACGGGGACAGgtctctgctcccctctgccacTGCGGCATGGGCCTGGGGGAGCCGGCTGTGGCCGAGGAGCCGTCGTGGGCGCTGGCTTTAGCCTGGGCAAAGCCTGCGGGCCGTGCTCCCGATGGCAGCTGGTGGCAACGGGGGGAGCCCATCCTGCCAGCCTGTGGGCAGGGAGTGTCACCCCATGGTGACTGAGCACCATGGCCACGCACCTCCCCTGCTCGGGTGCTCCAGggccccacgctgcagcaggacaggctgcGGCGAGTGCCcgcagcagggcagggtggccCGTGCCGGTGTCCCCAACCCTGGCTGAGGAGCCCAGGGATGCTCCTGTGCCTGCcggggagctgggagctgctgcagcatcACCGCTGGCAGCGGGTAAAGATGGCAGTGGTAGAACAGGGGGGGACGACAGGCCTGGGGGGCACAGAGACCCCTGGGGCAGCCATCCTCATCgctgccccggggctcccccgCTCCCTGTCCCGTCCCCGTCGCAGGCTTTTGGGTCCGTGCTGCGGACGGGGACGTCCTGCTGCGGACAGGCTGCCCGGGATGGGGACGCCCCGGTTGCGGAAGGGCTGGCGGCGGCGTTGCCTCACTTCCCACCTTGCTCAACGCGCCGCCAGCCCGGCCTCGCCTCCCGGCCCGCGCGGGTGCCGGCGGTGGGTCCTGGGGCGCGCGGGCCCCGTGGGGCAGCCCCCACGGTGCGGGGCGTGGGGCTGGGCCCTCTAATCGCCTCAGCGGATCAGGCGGGCAGGCCGGGGCCGGTCCCAGGAATGCgactccggcaccggcgggaGCCGCCGAGCCGGCTCGCGCACAGGCGCTGATGGGAGCCAGCCGGTAATTAGCGGCGCGGCGCGGTGTTGGCAACCCGTGGCCGTATCTGTGGACCTGCCCCGCTTATCGGAGCGGCCTGTTCCTTTGCACAAGGGGCCATTGTGCTGCGCCGCCGGACCGGGGAGGCCGCACGCGGGGCGCGGTGCGGTACGGCACGGCCGGTGCTgccgccggcgctgccgccgccccggcccACATGCCGGCCTGGCCCCGCGTGGCACGGCCGGAGCACGCGGCCCCGACCCTCCTGCCCCGCGGCTGGGACCGGagcggggcgaggcggcggcaCCGCAGCCGTGCCGGTGCCTGGAGCCACGTGGCGTCGTCGGCGCGGTGCTGAGCGCCGACACCGGCGGAGCTGCAGCGGGGCACGAgctccccggggagcggggccggccacgggcagggcgggcaggcgCCGACCCAGCGCGGTGCCCGGGGCAGCCGTGGGAGCTCCTGGTGCGGGCTGGCTCCgggctcctctctgcagggaTGGCACGAGCCGCTGAGCAGTTCCCGGCCGGCTGCCCAGCCGTGCCTGCCGGGTGACTCAGCCGCCACCATGGAAAGCAGaagtccgtcccccccccccccgccgggtgCCCGTCACCCTTTCCAGCAGGGTCAGGCCACAGGCGCCCGGGCGCCGCATGTCCCCTGCGCAGCCAGGCCTGGCACCGCAGGCTCGCCCGCCCTGGCACCGTCCTGCCGGGTCCCCACGGTGGCACTGCCAAAGCCTGGGGGTGAGGAGCTGGCGGGGCCTTTGGGGGTCGGGGGGCCGGGAGCCCTCCTTTTTGGGTGATGGCAGGCACCCGGCTCCCCTCCACTGAGAGCCGGTGAGAGCGTGGCTTGGGGCTGCTTCCCAGCTCGGCGTTCCCCAAGAACAATCCAAGTGTGTTCCCGGGGGCTCTAATCCCCGCAAGCTGCCAACGGGATTAAACCCAAAAAGCTGCTTAGGGTCGGGAGTGGTGAGCACCTTCCCGCGCCGGAGCCCCGGCACCTGCCGGCCGTGGTGGCCCAGCGCCGCATCCCCACGGTGCGTGGGATGGGGGCACCATCCTGGGGGGAGCTCGGCCCAGGCGTGACACCAGCGGGGCCCATATAGTGCGGCCGGGGACGGCACGAAAGTGCTGGCTGTGCCCGGCTGGTCACTCAATGCTGTCGACACTGCCCGTgggctctgccccccaccccgctgccccgGAGCCccctgctcctggcagctgctcTCACCAGCACCAGGGAGCCCACTGGTGGGCCCACTTGCTGGTCCGAGtcctcggggctgggggggatgcaGCTGCATGGGACCCTGAGGACACAGGGCGCTGGGTGCCCCGTGCAGGGAGGGGACCCCTTGGCACCCCCCCTCGAGTCACCCAGCAAGGGCAGTTTGTGGGGTCCGGGCtccatttggggagggggagcagaggCGCCGGCTTGTTCGCCCCAAATTCCAAGCCCAGTGGGTCAGGCAGGTGCACCGGTGAGACTGGAGCTGTGCCGGATTGGCTCCCTGCTACCCGTGCCACTGGTGGGGGGCCTGCAGCCAGCCCCCCCTCGGGCATGGCAGGGTCCCCATCCAGAGTAGGGGGGGAGTTTTGGCTGCTGGCTTCGGCTTGGCGGGCGCCCCGGGAGAGCGGCGTGGCAGGTCGGCTAATCTGCGCTCGCTCGGCTGGAATGTGGATGTGCTGGCTCTGGCCCCGGATGGGGAGCGGGGATTAGGGAGCAGCCGGAGCCGGGTAGCACCGAACCTAGGAGAAGGTACGATCCGGTGCCGCGGCCAGGCTCGAGGAGCCGCGGCCTCGGCCCGTGCCGAGGCCGCGGTCTCCTCGAGCCTGGCCGCGGCCACCGTGCTTGTACCACAGGGTGCCGTGGGGGACGGTGTGGCGGGAGGGGTGCCAGTGATGGTGACGAGGACGGTGATGGTGAGCC
This region of Harpia harpyja isolate bHarHar1 chromosome 1, bHarHar1 primary haplotype, whole genome shotgun sequence genomic DNA includes:
- the CDK5 gene encoding cyclin-dependent kinase 5 isoform X1 codes for the protein MMMMRLHDVLHSDKKLTLVFEFCDQDLKKYFDSCNGDLDPEIVKSFMYQLLKGLAFCHSRNVLHRDLKPQNLLINRVVTLWYRPPRRALRRQALLHLHRYVVSWLHLCRAGQCGAAPVPRERCGRPAEKDFPAAGNPHRGAVAGHGQAAGLQALPHVPCHHLPGQRGPQAECDRPGPAAEPAEVQPSAADIGGGGSPAPLLHRLLPSLGTPPALARPRAEPGGSTPVPGTLLAAAGRGQPPRAAGRDTR
- the CDK5 gene encoding cyclin-dependent kinase 5 isoform X2, whose protein sequence is MQKYEKLEKIGEGTYGTVFKAKNRETHEIVALKRVRLDDDDEGVPSSALREICLLKELKHKNIVRLHDVLHSDKKLTLVFEFCDQDLKKYFDSCNGDLDPEIVKSFMYQLLKGLAFCHSRNVLHRDLKPQNLLINRNGELKLADFGLARAFGIPVRCYSQR